From one Oncorhynchus clarkii lewisi isolate Uvic-CL-2024 chromosome 6, UVic_Ocla_1.0, whole genome shotgun sequence genomic stretch:
- the LOC139411517 gene encoding ribosome quality control complex subunit TCF25-like, which yields MSSRALRRLKGKQRGQEALDLGDLVPGEGPEPEEQAADVEEEEVEPDEAVLRSDKSSIRKAKKNKKNLSNIYELICDAEKATADEDTVKPEEQHGDETKEKSDSGETEKRDAQPETGAAKSGDKTSKKKKKKKKKKNTTGDKQEGAGDDIDALLETIEQSNRLTLQSEGCGASDNRPVLYVEHRNLNPETELKRYFGARAVLGDQRPRQRQRQFHRSTWMTIPKNTWPRFSRPGISMTLLESRDGLQYFTFEHSRDYQQIQFKFLDSVESMDPNNIVALLQMNPYHIDSLLQLSDVCRIQEDQEMARDLIERALYSFECAFHPVCSLTSGTSRLDYLRPENRAFYLAGYKHMMFLERRGCPRTALEYCRLILSLDPDSDPLCMLLLIDFLSLRSREYNFLLRLYQDWEVHRNLSQLPNFAFSVALSHFHLSQEDQTESKERERLKHKADLLLQDALIMFPGVLMPLLDLCTVQPDAAVSSHDFFGPRSQLGQTPALAELVSLYVGRTHTLWREGGVLLWLEECVREVLRRVDSKDPLVEDCQNKRKQRYQSAPLNIHRHVILSEIKEATSTLPLEVTTQSVMGFDPLPPLDSVVSYTRPERQSVGASNESTLSLFFRSLLPNFNLQGEPMPQDDLEVAQAGRELNQEVNRLMVAMRDMLANIQFQEPPREDNPDRDEGEWD from the exons ATGTCGAGCCGTGCTCTGAGGAGGTTGAAGGGGAAACAGCGGGGGCAGGAGGCCCTGGACCTCGGTGATCTTGTCCCAGGTGAAGGGCCAGAGCCAGAGGAGCAGGCTGCGGATGTTGAGGAAGAAGAAGTGGAACCGGATGAAGCTGTTCTCCGGTCTGATAAGAGCAGCATCAGAAAAGCTAAGAAGAATAAGAAAAACTTGAGCAACATTTACGAACTG ATATGTGACGCAGAGAAAGCCACGGCGGATGAAGACACAGTGAAGCCAGAAGAACAGCATGGTGATGAAACCAAGGAGAAGAGTGACAGCGgggaaacagagaagagagatgcACAGCCTGAGACAGGTGCTgcgaag TCCGGAGATAAAACAAGCaagaaaaagaagaaaaagaagaagaaaaagaacacTACAGGAGATAAACAG GAGGGAGCTGGGGATGACATTGACGCGTTGCTGGAGACCATAGAGCAGTCTAATAGACTGACCCTGCAGAGTGAGGGCTGTGGAGCCTCAGACAACAGGCCTGTGCTCTATGTGGAACACAG GAACCTGAATCCTGAGACGGAGTTGAAGAGATACTTTGGAGCTCGAGCAGTTCTTGGAGATCAAAG ACCtcgtcagagacagagacagttccATCGCAGCACCTGGATGACCATCCCTAAAAACACCTGGCCACGCTTCAGTCGCCCAG GTATCTCAATGACCCTACTGGAGTCCAGGGATGGTCTACAGTACTTCACCTTCGAGCACAGCCGGGACTACCAGCAGATTCAGTTCAAATTCCTGGACTCAGTGGAGTCCATGGATCCCAACAACATTGTG GCCCTGCTACAGATGAACCCCTACCACATTGACTCCCTGCTGCAGCTCTCTGATGTCTGCCGCATACAGGAGGATCAGGAAATGGCCAGGGACCTAATCG agcgtGCCCTGTACAGCTTTGAGTGTGCATTCCACCCTGTGTGCAGCCTGACGTCAGGAACCAGCAGACTGGACTACCTGCGACCAGAAAACAG GGcattctacttggctggttataAGCACATGATgttcctggagaggagaggatgcccCCGGACAGCCCTGGAGTACTGCAGACTCATCCTGAG TCTGGACCCCGACAGCGATCCCCTCTGTATGCTGCTGCTCATTGACTTCCTCTCCCTGCGCTCACGAGAGTACAACTTCCTCCTCCGGCTATACCAGGATTGGGAG gtGCACAGAAACCTGTCCCAGTTGCCAAACTTTGCCTTCTCTGTGGCTCTGAGCCACTTCCACCTGAGTCAGGAGGATCAGACTGAGTCAAAGGAGAGGGAACGGCTCAAACACAAGGCTGACCTACTGCTGCAGGACGCTCTCATCATGTTCCCTGGAG TGTTGATGCCTCTGTTGGACCTGTGCACAGTGCAGCCAGACGCTGCTGTATCATCACATGACTTCTTTGGACCCAGAAGCCAGTTGGG GCAGACTCCTGCCCTGGCTGAACTGGTGTCTCTGTACGTGGGGCGGACGCACAccctgtggagggagggaggggtcctgCTGTGGCTGGAGGAGTGTGTGAGGGAGGTGTTACGACGAGTCGACTCTAAAGACCCTCTGGTGGAGGACTGCCAAAACAA GAGGAAGCAGAGGTACCAGAGTGCCCCTCTGAACATCCATCGCCACGTCATCCTGTCTGAAATCAAAGAGGCCACCTCCACTCTACCGCTG gAGGTGACCACTCAGTCGGTGATGGGGTTCGATCCTCTCCCCCCACTGGACTCAGTGGTCTCATATACCCGGCCTGAGAG GCAGAGTGTGGGAGCCTCCAATGAGAGCACCCTGTCACTGTTCTTCCGCTCTCTGCTGCCAAACTTCAACCTGCAG GGTGAGCCGATGCCACAGGATGACCTGGAAGTAGCTCAGGCGGGTCGGGAGCTGAACCAGGAAGTAAATCGTCTGATGGTGGCCATGAGGGACATGCTGGCCAACATCCAGTTTCAGGAGCCACCTAGAGAGGACAACCCTGACAGAGACGAGGGGGAGTGGGACTGA
- the LOC139412197 gene encoding melanocyte-stimulating hormone receptor-like: MVDNTSQHNFIMHHHMELSTLTVYSENSTNNTGAREQNSTTCSLRIPQELFLTLGLISLVENILVVLAIIKNRNLHSPMYYFICCLAVSDMLVSVANVVETIVMLLTEHGLLVVTPEMLRHLDNVIDIMNCSSVVSSLSFLCTIAADRYITIFYALRYHSIMTTQRAVTIIAMVWLTSITASILFIVYHSHTAVIVCLVTFFCITLVFTAVLYMHMFILAHVHSRRIMAIYKSRRQGTSMKGAITLTILLGVFILCWGPFFLHLILILTCPTTPFCTCFFSYFNLFLILIICNSLIDPLIYAYRSQELRKTLKELLFCSCVTFRCDSILECLFPWKFT; the protein is encoded by the coding sequence ATGGTGGACAACACGTCTCAACATAACTTCATCATGCACCACCACATGGAGCTGAGCACCCTCACCGTGTACAGTGAGAACAGCACCAACAACACCGGCGCCAGGGAGCAGAACTCTACGACCTGCTCGCTCCGCATTCCACAGGAGCTGTTCCTGACGCTGGGACTCATTAGTCTGGTGGAGAACATTTTAGTGGTGCTGGCCATCATCAAGAACCGCAATCTGCACTCGCCCATGTACTACTTCATATGCTGCCTGGCCGTCTCTGACATGCTGGTCAGCGTCGCCAACGTGGTGGAGACCATAGTCATGTTGCTCACCGAACACGGGCTGCTAGTTGTCACACCTGAAATGCTGCGGCACCTGGACAACGTCATCGACATCATGAACTGCAGCTCGGTGGTGTCGTCGCTGTCCTTCCTGTGCACCATCGCCGCCGATCGATACATCACCATATTTTACGCGCTGCGTTACCACAGCATCATGACCACGCAGCGCGCCGTGACCATCATCGCGATGGTGTGGCTGACCAGCATCACCGCCAGCATACTTTTTATTGTCTACCACTCGCACACCGCCGTCATTGTATGCCTCGTCACCTTCTTCTGCATCACTCTCGTCTTCACCGCTGTGCTCTACATGCACATGTTCATCCTGGCGCACGTGCACTCGCGGCGCATCATGGCCATCTACAAGTCTCGCCGCCAGGGCACGAGCATGAAGGGCGCCATCACGCTTACTATCCTGCTAGGGGTCTTCATCCTCTGCTGGGGACCCTTCTTCCTCCACCTTATTCTCATCCTCACCTGCCCCACGACCCCATTCTGCACCTGCTTTTTCAGCTACTTCAACCTCTTTCTCATCCTCATCATCTGTAACTCGCTCATCGACCCTCTCATCTACGCCTATAGGAGCCAGGAGCTGCGCAAGACACTCAAGGAGCTGCTCTTCTGCTCCTGCGTCACCTTTCGATGCGATTCCATACTTGAGTGTCTATTTCCATGGAAGTTCACGTGA